From Verrucomicrobiota bacterium, the proteins below share one genomic window:
- a CDS encoding response regulator — MWIRIRALIVEDEPLAAQYLATLLDDACQVEVVGTATEAAAALALCAERRPDAVFLDIRLPGQDGLSLATQLDLLPQAPRLVFTTGHAERAPSRRGTRPRRCRRAAVLKGPGPVRGPKRTDAGGRRRPVEPRLCNRLNGGGHLKIRRP, encoded by the coding sequence ATGTGGATCCGCATCCGTGCCCTCATCGTGGAGGACGAACCGTTGGCGGCCCAGTACCTGGCCACGCTGTTGGACGACGCCTGCCAGGTGGAGGTCGTCGGCACCGCCACCGAGGCGGCCGCGGCTCTGGCCCTGTGCGCCGAGCGGCGCCCCGACGCGGTGTTCCTGGACATCCGCCTGCCGGGCCAAGACGGCCTGTCGCTGGCCACGCAGTTGGACCTGCTGCCCCAGGCCCCGCGGCTGGTGTTCACCACCGGCCACGCCGAGCGCGCCCCTTCGAGGCGGGGGACCCGGCCAAGACGCTGCCGGCGGGCGGCCGTGCTCAAGGGGCCTGGGCCCGTGCGCGGGCCAAAGCGAACCGACGCGGGCGGGCGACGTCGCCCGGTTGAGCCCCGTTTATGCAACCGATTAAACGGGGGAGGCCACCTAAAGATCCGCCGCCCGTAG